aatgagatcATGCGAATCGGCGGTCGGTCCCCATAAATTCGAAAGGAATTTTTCATCGCTCATCAgctgcaatattatattaattcgataattatGTACTTTCCGCAATTATCATTCTTCGTCATATTAAATAGttgcttatataataaattaaatagtaaattatatagttaCATTGAAAGGTAATTCTGGGATTCTGGCCTGCAGACCCAACAATTCGTCTAAAAACGAATTGTACACGCCGCAATTCATGTAATACATTCTCATCAATTCGCCATTTTCGGAAACAGTAAGCTTTTTCGAATGTAAGTAAGAGGCTAAAGTAAAATTCGAACCTACGTAATAGCGTCCAGGCTCACTGATGACTCTTATAGTGGGATCGAGATCCTTGATCGCGCTGTTAATAATATTGGCcaactaaagaaaaaaaaaaaaaataaacgaaacgCAAGTGTCAAAAAcagtataaacatttttgttaaatatagaaatatttattgtacatacCACATCGAGATCTTCGCCGCACACGCTCATGAATCCACCGCCGATATCGATCAGCTGTGTATCTTCGCAGCCGATCGATTTGGCGTaagcgattaattttttacatattttaatcccTCTACGATAGGCATCTAGTTCTAAGCACGGGGTACCGACGTGAAAACTGAAGCCGTGTAAATTCAAGCCGAGATTCttcgtatattttatcaagCACCTAGCTTCCTCTCGGGGATCGCAACCGAATTTTGTTCCTAATGATATCAGCGTATTTTTTGCGTCACAGCGTATGCGTATCACGATTCTATTCAAGTCATATcaatcaaatatacatatattaatgaaaaataaaacgacACAGAAAaccattcaaataattatatataatcataaatagaatgaataataatcatgAATAGATTTTGCTCTTAAACTTACTTAGCTTCGgggaaataatctttaatttttaccaACTCAAGTTCACTATCGATCGTCATTTGTTGGACACCTActtttcttgaatattttagatGAGACGGCAATTTTGTTGGATGCGCAAAAATGATCCGTTCGCCTTGCACGCCGTACTGCATTACGTGCGCTATCTCTTGCTGTTAAAACgtcattattcttaattaactttgcaaattattagACAGTTTGTTAATTTACGCAGACCTTATATGATATGAATACgagatataaagagaaatattatgtgtctaaaatattttaatattcaattttttcatctttcttagtttaaattaatagaatatgttgatgaaatagaataaaacttgtataaataaggcttagttttataaaacttgtgTAAACATCAAAGATTTAGACGTTTTATatcaagttaaaatttttgtaacggaaataaaatttgtttacctTAGACGCACAATCGAAACAACCGTTTAAAGCCGCCAGGACTTTAATTACCGTCGGGTTTGAATTGCATTTGATcgctaaaatttgaaaatgcgTGTGTGAATGCGATATTGctcttttcataaaaatatttcaaaagaaaaagaacaaagaatgtaataaatttcataaacatACCATAGTGTGGAATAACTTTAGGCATTTTAGTTATCCATTCGTGATGTCGTTTAATAACATCACCGATATCTGCTATATAAAAGGCATCTTCTGGCTtttcaatctttattatatctctaATGATATCCATGTCATCTACACCATCGTCGAtgacttttatttctttaaaattaaaatgtgacatgataaaactatataaacatGCAGAAAAATTATCCACCAAACTCTTTTCTGtgggaaaaataaataaatattttaaattttagttaatatcgtattaattgttatatataacataattatattacgtaaattcagcttaatgaataaatatcaattatgacaattattttattctgtgtaatatatatttctttaaactgatttaaaagaaaataatttggatAATACTTACAGATTTCAATATGTTAATTTCCAGTTGTCGTCATACATatgttacaataaatattgatattcgcggattagagaagagaagatttaaaaaagagagtcaatttaatcaaagtttCTTATGAGgaataattacatttgtttGAACTTTTCTGGTCTTtttgatagat
The genomic region above belongs to Cataglyphis hispanica isolate Lineage 1 chromosome 7, ULB_Chis1_1.0, whole genome shotgun sequence and contains:
- the LOC126851145 gene encoding ornithine decarboxylase 2-like, with protein sequence MSHFNFKEIKVIDDGVDDMDIIRDIIKIEKPEDAFYIADIGDVIKRHHEWITKMPKVIPHYAIKCNSNPTVIKVLAALNGCFDCASKQEIAHVMQYGVQGERIIFAHPTKLPSHLKYSRKVGVQQMTIDSELELVKIKDYFPEAKIVIRIRCDAKNTLISLGTKFGCDPREEARCLIKYTKNLGLNLHGFSFHVGTPCLELDAYRRGIKICKKLIAYAKSIGCEDTQLIDIGGGFMSVCGEDLDVLANIINSAIKDLDPTIRVISEPGRYYVGSNFTLASYLHSKKLTVSENGELMRMYYMNCGVYNSFLDELLGLQARIPELPFNLMSDEKFLSNLWGPTADSHDLIFKNVLLPELYIGDWLVWREMGAYTLALSNTFNGFPIPDVKPFIRKTQWESFLKEINQK